GTTGACTGACTGACATTCGAGAACAATTCAAAATAACTCTACTCGTCCATTCTCTTATCTTTGATATTTAAAatatatctcatcttgactcGACAAAACACCATAGTTAGGTGCACTGATCATTCAATCACAGCATACAAACTCATCTCAACAAACGCTCAATCAACCTTCATTTCACTCATCCATCTAAAACCCAGAGCGAAGTACTCAAGCTATCCAAGATGTGCGGTATATTCTGTTGTTTCAACAGACAAGGCGATTTGGCAGCCTATAGACCTAGGGCTATAGCATGTTCGAAGAAACAGAGACATAGGGGACCGGATTGGTCAGGTTGTTATATGGCGAAAGATACGATCATGGTACACGAGAGGTTGGCTATTGTGGGAGTTGGTGAGTTTACTCTAGCTACGGCAGTTCGGGGTGGGATGGGGGAATACTACTATGTATAAGATATGACTACATTACTAGCCTCCTCTATATTCATACTTACTCCCGCCCTTCTCTATACATCTACCACTACTCGGTCACTTGCTAATTATCTTCCACCCACAGACACCGGTGCCCAACCCCTCGTCAGCGAAGACGACCAACTCGTACTCGCTGTCAACGGAGAAATCTACAACCATGTCGCCTTGAGAAAAGGACTCAAAAACCAAGATGCCGTTTTCAAGACTCATTCCGATTGTGAAGTTATCATGCACTTGGTAAGTATTACACTCACACCAACTTTTTAATCATCCGCACCATGTTGACATTTGGTTTGTTTGCCACTACAGTACCGAGAACACGATACTGGACTTTGCGCAATGCTCGATGGAATGTTCTCATTCGTACTATTGGACAAATCCGTCGAACCCCCTCGACTTATCGCCGCTAGGGATCCAATCGGTATTACCACCTTATACATGGGTTaccactcttcttcacctgataCCATCTACTTCTCTTCCGAACTCAAAGCGATCCACGAAGAATGTGATAACTTGATTTCCTTCCCTCCCGGTCACTTCTACGACTCGAAAACCAAACAATTAGAAAGGTATTACAAACCTACTTGGTGGGATGGCGATAAGGGTGTTATCCCCCATGGCGAAGTAGACTACAAGTTGTTAAGAGAAACATTAGAAGCCGCCGTaaggaagaggttgatgtcTGAAGTGCCATACGGTGTATTACTTTCAGGTGGTTTGGATTCTAGTTTGATAGCTTCCATCGCAGCTAGAGAGACAGATAAGTTGGCTGAGGAACATGAGAAATtcagaagagagaggaaacAAGCTATAGCTGATGGAAAATGGGTCGGTGAGTATCTCTCCATTTTCTTTCGCTTGCCTCTATTATAGACGTTTTTAATCCATGCTAACGTGTATGCTCCCACTGCTTGTAGGCGACGAAAAACCCCTTGCTTCATGGCCACAGCTCCACTCTTTCGCTATCGGTCTCCCAGGTGCACCAGATCTGATTGCCGCCAAGAAAGCCGCCGATTTCTTGGGTACTGTCCACCACGAGTACACCTTCACCCTGGAAGAAGGTCTCGATGCCATCCCTGAAGtcatctaccatcttgaAACTTTC
The nucleotide sequence above comes from Kwoniella europaea PYCC6329 chromosome 1, complete sequence. Encoded proteins:
- a CDS encoding asparagine synthase (glutamine-hydrolyzing): MCGIFCCFNRQGDLAAYRPRAIACSKKQRHRGPDWSGCYMAKDTIMVHERLAIVGVDTGAQPLVSEDDQLVLAVNGEIYNHVALRKGLKNQDAVFKTHSDCEVIMHLYREHDTGLCAMLDGMFSFVLLDKSVEPPRLIAARDPIGITTLYMGYHSSSPDTIYFSSELKAIHEECDNLISFPPGHFYDSKTKQLERYYKPTWWDGDKGVIPHGEVDYKLLRETLEAAVRKRLMSEVPYGVLLSGGLDSSLIASIAARETDKLAEEHEKFRRERKQAIADGKWVGDEKPLASWPQLHSFAIGLPGAPDLIAAKKAADFLGTVHHEYTFTLEEGLDAIPEVIYHLETFDVTTVRASTPMYLLSRKIKAMGVKMVLSGEGSDEIFGGYLYFHAAPNAKDFHEELVKRVKNLHTADCLRANKSTMAWGLEARVPFLDKQFLEVAMNVDAKYKMFSKGTHQEVDADGRPKMEKYIIRKAFDCAPDGKAYLPDSILWRQKEQFSDGVGYSWIDSMKDHAASVVSDEDFAKRAERFPESTPDTKEAYWIREIFEHHFPTKAAASTAVRWIPKQEWGVSSDPSGRAVSIHTAAYENKA